Proteins from a genomic interval of Bos mutus isolate GX-2022 chromosome 26, NWIPB_WYAK_1.1, whole genome shotgun sequence:
- the LOC102268514 gene encoding protein FRA10AC1, producing MHGHGGYDSDFSDDEHCGESSKRKKRTVEDDLLLKKPFQKEKHGKVVHKQVAAELLDREEAKNRRFHLIAMDAYQRHTKFVNDYILYYGGKKEDFRRLGENDKTDMDVIRENHRFLWNEEDEMDMNWEKRLAKKYYDKLFKEYCIADLSRYKENKFGFRWRVEKEVISGKGQFCCGNKSCDKKEGLKSWEVNFGYTEHGEKRNALVKLRLCQECSFKLNFHHRRKEIKSKKRKDKAEKDSEESTHKKSRLSSVEETSKTKDKAHSSSVKSENSVNRNSDEEESASESELWKGPLPETDEKSQEEEFDEYFQDLFL from the exons ATGCATGGTCACGGAGGATATGACTCTGATTTTAGTGATGATGAACACTGTGGAGAATctagcaaaaggaagaaaag GACAGTTGAAGATGATTTACTACTCAAAAAgccatttcagaaagaaaaacatggaaaGGTGGTTCATAAACAAGTTGCAGCAGAATTGCTGGATAG GGAAGAAGCAAAAAATAGAAGGTTTCATCTCATAGCTATGGATGCT tatCAAAGGCATACAAAGTTTGTAAAtgactatattttatattatggtgGCAAAAAAGAAGACTTCAGACGATTGGG GGAAAATGATAAGACAGACATGGATGTTATACGAGAAAATCATAGATTCCTATGGAATGAGGAGGatgaaatggacatgaattg GGAGAAGAGACTTGCGAAGAAATACTATGATAAATTATTCAAGGAATACTGCATAGCAGATCTCAGCAGATACAAAGAAAATAAG tTTGGATTTAGGTGGCGAGTAGAAAAAGAAGTAATTTCAGGAAAag GCCAATTTTGCTGTGGAAATAAATCTTGTGATAAAAAAGAAGGCTTAAAGAGTTGGGAAGTTAATTTTGGTTATACTGAGCAtggtgaaaaaagaaatgcacttGTTAAATTAA gaTTATGCCAAGAATGttcctttaaattaaattttcatcaCAG gagaaaagaaatcaagtcaaaaaaaagaaaagataaagccGAAAAAGATTCTGAAGAGTCAACACATAAAAAATCCAGATTATCTTCTGTAGAAGAGACCTCTAAGACAAAGGATAAAG cgCATTCATCCTCAGTGAAATCAGAAAATTCTGTCAACA GAAACTCTGATGAGGAAGAAAGTGCTTCAGAGTCTGAACTTTGGAAGGGCCCACTACCAGAGACAGATGAAAAATCACA